The DNA segment ACGCCCCGGACCAGGTGTGGGTGGACCGGGGGACCGGGCTTGAGCGCGCGCCGGTGCGGTTCGACTCCGACGCGGCCGTGCGTCGCCTGGCCACCCGGCTGGCGGCTCAGGCCGGCCGACGCCTGGATGACGCGGCGCCGTTCGCCGACGCTGTGCTGCCGGACGGAACGCGGCTGCATGCCATCCTGCCGCCGCTGGTGGCCCATCCGACGCTGTCCTTGCGGGTGCTCGCTCGACGCAGGCTGACGATGGGCGACCTGGTCGGGCTGGGCGCCATGCCTGCTGAGCTGGCCGAGCTGCTGGCCGCGCTGGTCCAGGCCAGGCTGACGCTGCTGATCAGCGGTGGCACGGGAACGGGCAAGACGACCCTGCTGGCCGCGTTGCTGGCCACCGTGAGCCCGGTCGAGCGGATCATCACGATCGAGGACACCGCCGAACTCGGGGTGCGCCATCCGCACGTGGTCGCGCTGCTGGCCCGGTCTGCCAATGTCGAGGGCGCCGGCGCCGTCGAGCTGCGCGAGTTGGTGCGCCAGGCGCTACGGATGCGCGCGGACCGCCTGGTCGTCGGAGAGTTCCGAGGTGCTGAGATCGTCGAGCTGCTGGCCGCGCTCAACACCGGCCATGCCGGCGGGGCGGCCACCGTGCACGCCAACTCGGTCACCGACGTGATGGCGCGGCTGGTCGCTCTGGCTGCCCTCGGCGGCATGCCCGCGCAGGCGCTCGCGGCGCAGGCGGCGAGCGCGCTCGATGTGCTGGTGCACATCCGCCGGGCCCGGGACGGGCTGCGCCGGGTCGAACAGGTGGCGCTGTGGCCGGCTGACTCCCTTGCCTGCGAGCCTGGTCTGGCCTGGACCAGGACGGCGGGTGCGGGCCCGGCGGCCGGGGCGTTGCGGTCACTGCTCGAAGCCGCTGAGGTCGAGGTCCCCACCCTGCTGACGGGCGTGGGCTGATGCCTGCGCTGACGCTGGCCCTGCTCGGCGCCGGCCTGTTGGCCGCACCTGCCCCGGCGCTGGCCCAGCGCCGGCTGGAGTGGCTGATCGCCGGCAGAGGCAGCAACCCAGCGCCCCGCCGGGCACGTCGGCTGCCACAGCGGGCGCGGCAGGCGCTGACGGACGGCTGGCTCGGCGGCGCGGTTGCCGGCTCGCTGGCTGGCGTGACTGCGGCGGTCACCGCCGGCCCCGTTCCCGGCCTGCTGGCGGCGATCACCTGCTGGGTGCTGCTCAGGTGCCTCCGGCTGCTCTCGGCCGAGCGCGACGGCGAACGGCGCCGAGCCGAGCTGGCCGCCGCTGTCGGCGCCCTGCAGGACGAGTACGCCGCCGGAGCGACGGTCGCCGCGGCGTTCAGCGCTGCAGCCACGGCCTCGGGACGGTTCGCAGCCGTGCTCGCTCGCGCCGCGACGCTGGCCGATGATGGCAGTGAGGTCGCTGCCGCGCTGCGGACCGACGCCACGCTGGCCTCGCTGGCGGTGGCCTGCGCCGCAGCGGCCAGCAGCGGAGCCCCGCTGAGCCAGCCGTTGGCCGGCGTGCAAGCCGACCTGGCCGCCGATCAGCGGACCTACCGAGCGGTCCGGACGGCGCTGGCCGGACCGCGCAGTTCGGCATTGTTGCTGGCCGGCCTCCCGCTCATCGGCGTCGCGATGGGCGCTGCCATGGGCGCCCATCCCGAGCGGGTGCTGCTGCACACCACCGCCGGCCTGGGCGCGCTCGTCGCCGGAGTGGTGCTCGACCTGACGGGCATGGCGTGGACGCTGGCGCTCAGCCGGCGTGCCCTGCGGGCGTTGGGATGACTCCGCTCTCATGGCTGGCCCTGGCGGTGATGTGGGCAGTGCTGCGGCCCGGGCGCCCCGCGGCGATGGCTCGGCATCGCGACCCAGGGGTTCGGAGCACGGCCGGGTCGCACGAGCGGCGGTCCGTCGGCTGGCTGACAGGCCGGCAGCCGAAGGACCGAGTGGCCGACCGCCCGCCCGACGCGCGCTCTGCGGCATTGGCGCTGGATCTGCTGGTGAGCGCGCTCACAGCCGGCGCGCCACCGGAGCTGGCTGTTGAGGGAGTCGTCGCGGCGGTGCGGCAGCACGGCACAGACAGCCTGCGGCGGG comes from the Jatrophihabitans sp. genome and includes:
- a CDS encoding TadA family conjugal transfer-associated ATPase, encoding LGELAGQESALLLDSGGRSELSGRLAAELTGAGPLEDLLAGAGVTDVLVNAPDQVWVDRGTGLERAPVRFDSDAAVRRLATRLAAQAGRRLDDAAPFADAVLPDGTRLHAILPPLVAHPTLSLRVLARRRLTMGDLVGLGAMPAELAELLAALVQARLTLLISGGTGTGKTTLLAALLATVSPVERIITIEDTAELGVRHPHVVALLARSANVEGAGAVELRELVRQALRMRADRLVVGEFRGAEIVELLAALNTGHAGGAATVHANSVTDVMARLVALAALGGMPAQALAAQAASALDVLVHIRRARDGLRRVEQVALWPADSLACEPGLAWTRTAGAGPAAGALRSLLEAAEVEVPTLLTGVG
- a CDS encoding type II secretion system F family protein produces the protein MPALTLALLGAGLLAAPAPALAQRRLEWLIAGRGSNPAPRRARRLPQRARQALTDGWLGGAVAGSLAGVTAAVTAGPVPGLLAAITCWVLLRCLRLLSAERDGERRRAELAAAVGALQDEYAAGATVAAAFSAAATASGRFAAVLARAATLADDGSEVAAALRTDATLASLAVACAAAASSGAPLSQPLAGVQADLAADQRTYRAVRTALAGPRSSALLLAGLPLIGVAMGAAMGAHPERVLLHTTAGLGALVAGVVLDLTGMAWTLALSRRALRALG